The following proteins are co-located in the Spea bombifrons isolate aSpeBom1 chromosome 3, aSpeBom1.2.pri, whole genome shotgun sequence genome:
- the LOC128484006 gene encoding DC-STAMP domain-containing protein 2-like — protein sequence MGTTLGPWEWMCTCCKTTCGLCRRACPCACSCNCPCSCKCPCKRKCPCDCPRDCDCPRDCPCDCSRDCLSNLCPEEVKVEEVSAEDYIDEDKKEVRAQLREDNAVKSSLRSCGAFTFGLILTAMYAAIVLFVKNYSLKYCIVSSVVICILLTLGMAFFMKMRVTVFLMLPQLFSIEGKTIVLLVAFSLALQGPAANTLENFRRSSESVSCGVELAMNQTKELLEKVKRPLVSALDILRNIGQRLKGVADRARKFFKTVTDGVKHIGRVLRNVWRFIANIGEVCNEELEVPYLKCRKIFDTARNQCFQVMPFLSFLCYIVDAFKPLCGLAKTATILCLLPKYLQKYVRKHVKNPIINMLRNIKDKFEFNVTVIHDFDINLNSSKSIKQVAVGIMSEVQSTLNPYLDVLSMFSYSMTFVCLFIYIMAARYQRKYLYEDNHDNIYITRSFIELDVMRAKQGRKTLLPLSAREAYNFILPGSLYLTKRERKGYSFDIINVFRNVLVVAFMMVMDFIIYWVLDMVYYLLQADVVARAPVTFSVLINGSGYASEIFSNVVSAFDILQRGNLTVLSKKCLVAPSAPDFKGYILIGSMYGLCFLIAIFGVYIRRLQRVICAYYYPSREQERICFLYNNLITKRTNIEDSLIRSVRMNAEDGGHSSFLQVLAAKLPGCRWFAQLLGTNEQYCMACAKTITGSEGQDCVACITPGCKGMYCRGCFEILNNICTICMAPLAYSEAIEEEVDSSDEEQVHLWIDAMKTIKAEEKGKRKKLKEVVKDRLKQVLRSQGSRAALGEKLLEKYKEEVRGREEDESSGISEVESSEDSEDTDFEYQNSTEDTDSSDSEDHTTPPFTKWTEARRKRDLVTPARQRPPRRRGRRAVKNGGGN from the coding sequence ATGGGGACAACACTAGGCCCCTGGGAATGGATGTGTACctgctgcaaaaccacatgTGGCCTATGCCGGCGTGCCTGCCCCTGCGCCTGTTCCTGCAACTGTCCTTGCTCCTGCAAGTGCCCCTGCAAGCGCAAGTGCCCCTGCGACTGCCCGCGGGACTGCGACTGCCCTCGCGACTGCCCCTGTGACTGCTCCCGCGATTGCTTGTCAAACCTGTGCCCTGAAGAAGTGAAGGTCGAGGAAGTGAGCGCCGAGGATTACATTGACGAGGACAAAAAGGAGGTGAGAGCCCAACTCCGAGAGGACAACGCGGTGAAATCTTCTCTGAGGAGCTGTGGCGCCTTCACCTTTGGGTTGATTCTCACCGCCATGTATGCGGCCATCGTCCTCTTTGTGAAGAACTATAGCCTGAAGTACTGCATCGTGTCCTCAGTGGTCATCTGCATCCTCCTCACCCTCGGCATGGCCTTCTTCATGAAGATGCGGGTCACAGTGTTCCTTATGCTGCCCCAGCTCTTCTCAATTGAGGGCAAGACCATCGTGCTCCTGGTCGCCTTCTCGCTGGCCTTACAGGGACCTGCAGCCAACACCTTGgagaatttccggcgctcatctgAGTCCGTGTCCTGCGGCGTGGAACTGGCCATGAACCAGACCAAGGAGCtcctggaaaaagttaaaaggccgttAGTGAGTGCGCTGGATATTCTGAGGAACATCGGCCAGAGGCTGAAAGGAGTGGCCGATCGGGCCAGAAAGTTCTTCAAGACGGTGACAGACGGAGTGAAGCACATCGGACGCGTCCTGCGGAATGTGTGGCGTTTTATCGCCAATATCGGGGAGGTCTGTAACGAGGAACTGGAAGTTCCCTATCTAAAGTGCAGGAAAATATTTGACACGGCACGGAATCAGTGCTTCCAGGTGATGCCATTCTTGTCATTCCTGTGCTACATTGTGGACGCCTTCAAACCGCTGTGTGGACTGGCTAAAACCGCTACAATCCTATGCCTCCTGCCAAAGTATCTCCAGAAATATGTCCGAAAGCATGTGAAAAACCCCATCATCAACATGCTCCGCAACATCAAGGACAAGTTTGAGTTTAACGTGACGGTTATTCACGACTTCGACATAAACCTGAACTCCAGCAAGAGCATCAAGCAGGTGGCAGTCGGCATCATGAGCGAAGTGCAGAGCACACTGAACCCCTATCTGGATGTGCTCAGCATGTTCAGCTATTCAATGACATTTGTTTGCCTCTTCATCTACATCATGGCCGCTCGGTACCAGCGCAAGTACCTCTATGAAGATAACCACGACAATATCTACATAACGCGGTCCTTCATAGAGCTGGACGTGATGAGAGCCAAGCAAGGGCGCAaaaccctcctgcccctttcCGCCAGAGAGGCCTACAACTTCATCCTGCCAGGTTCGCTTTACCTGACTAAACGTGAGAGGAAGGGATATTCTTTTGACATCATCAACGTCTTCCGAAATGTTCTGGTGGTCGCATTTATGATGGTGATGGACTTCATCATCTACTGGGTGCTGGACATGGTGTATTACCTGCTGCAAGCGGACGTGGTTGCCAGAGCTCCGGTGACGTTCTCTGTGCTGATCAACGGCTCCGGTTATGCCAGCGAAATCTTCTCCAATGTGGTGTCTGCGTTTGACATCCTTCAGAGAGGGAACTTGACAGTTTTGTCAAAGAAATGCCTAGTCGCTCCGTCCGCCCCAGACTTTAAAGGATACATACTCATAGGTTCAATGTATGGCCTGTGCTTCCTCATTGCGATATTTGGCGTCTACATACGGAGGCTGCAGCGCGTAATCTGTGCCTATTATTACCCATCCCGTGAGCAGGAGCGCATCTGTTTTCTTTACAACAACTTGATAACCAAACGCACAAACATTGAGGACTCCTTGATCAGGAGCGTGAGGATGAATGCAGAGGACGGGGGGCACTCTAGCTTCCTGCAGGTCCTGGCGGCAAAACTCCCCGGGTGCCGCTGGTTTGCCCAGCTGTTGGGCACCAATGAGCAGTACTGCATGGCATGTGCCAAGACAATCACTGGCAGCGAGGGGCAGGACTGCGTGGCCTGCATCACCCCAGGCTGTAAAGGGATGTACTGCAGGGGCTGCTTTGAGATCCTTAATAACATCTGCACAATTTGTATGGCTCCACTGGCATACTCTGAGGCTATCGAAGAGGAGGTCGACTCCAGTGACGAAGAACAGGTCCACCTCTGGATCGATGCCATGAAAACCATTAAGGctgaagagaaaggaaagaggaagaagctGAAAGAGGTTGTGAAGGATCGCCTCAAACAGGTTCTCCGTAGCCAGGGTAGCAGAGCAGCGTTAGGCGAGAAGCTCCTGGAGAAGTATAAGGAGGAGGTCCGTGGCAGGGAGGAAGATGAGAGCTCAGGAATCAGTGAGGTTGAATCCAGTGAGGACTCTGAAGATACAGATTTTGAATATCAGAACTCAACAGAGGACACTGACTCTTCAGATTCTGAGGACCACACGACCCCCCCATTCACAAAGTGGACAGAAGCACGAAGGAAGAGGGATCTGGTCACCCCCGCGCGGCAGAGGCCACCCAGGAGGAGAGGACGGCGGGCGGTGAAGAATGGAGGTGGAAACTAG
- the LOC128484007 gene encoding DC-STAMP domain-containing protein 2-like: protein MGTTLGPWEWMCTCCKTTCGLCRRACPCACSCNCPCSCKCPCKRKCPCDCPCDCPRDCDCPRDCPCDCSRDCLSNLCPEVKVEEVSAEDYIDEDKKEVRAQLREDNAVKSSLRSCGAFTFGLILTAMYAAIVLFVKNYSLKYCIVSSVVICILLTLGMAFFMKMRVTVFLMLPQLFSIEGKTIVLLVAFSLALQGPAANTLENFRRSSESVSCGVELAMNQTKELLEKVKRPLVSALDILRNIGQRLKGVADRARKFFKTVTDGVKHIGRVLRNVWRFIANIGEVCNEELEVPYLKCRKIFDTARNQCFQVMPFLSFLCYIVDAFKPLCGLAKTATILCLLPKYLQKYVRKHVKNPIINMLRNIKDKFEFNVTVIHDFDINLNSSKSIKQVAVGIMSEVQSTLNPYLDVLSMFSYSMTFVCLFIYIMAARYQRKYLYEDNHDNIYITRSFIELDVMRAKQGRRTLLPLSAREAYNFILPGSLYLTKRERKGYSFDIINVFRNVLVVAFMMVMDFIIYWVLDMVYYLLQADVVARAPVTFSVLINGSGYASEIFSNVVSAFDILQRGNLTVLSKKCLVAPSAPDFKGYILIGSMYGLCFLIAIFGVYIRRLQRVICAYYYPSREQERICFLYNNLITKRTNIEDSLIRSVRMNAEDGGHSSFLQVLAAKLPGCRWFAQLLGTNEQYCMACAKTITGSEGQDCVACITPGCKGMYCRGCFEILNNICTICMAPLAYSEAIEEEVDSSDEEQVHLWIDAMKTIKAEEKGKRKKLKEVVKDRLKQVLRSQGSRAALGEKLLEKYKEEVRGREEDESSGISEVESSEDSEDTDFEYQNSTEDTDSSDSEDHTTPPFTKWTEARRKRDLVIPARQRPPRRRGRRAVKNGGGN, encoded by the coding sequence ATGGGGACAACACTAGGCCCCTGGGAATGGATGTGTACctgctgcaaaaccacatgTGGCCTATGCCGGCGTGCCTGCCCCTGCGCCTGTTCCTGCAACTGTCCTTGCTCCTGCAAGTGCCCCTGCAAGCGCAAGTGCCCCTGCGACTGCCCCTGCGACTGCCCGCGGGACTGCGACTGCCCTCGCGACTGCCCCTGTGACTGCTCCCGCGATTGCTTGTCAAACCTGTGCCCTGAAGTGAAGGTCGAGGAAGTGAGCGCCGAGGATTACATTGACGAGGACAAAAAGGAGGTGAGAGCCCAACTCCGAGAGGACAACGCGGTGAAATCTTCTCTGAGGAGCTGTGGCGCCTTCACCTTTGGGTTGATTCTCACCGCCATGTATGCGGCCATCGTCCTCTTTGTGAAGAACTATAGCCTGAAGTACTGCATCGTGTCCTCAGTGGTCATCTGCATCCTCCTCACCCTCGGCATGGCCTTCTTCATGAAGATGCGGGTCACAGTGTTCCTTATGCTGCCCCAGCTCTTCTCAATTGAGGGCAAGACCATCGTGCTCCTGGTCGCCTTCTCGCTGGCCTTACAGGGACCTGCAGCCAACACCTTGgagaatttccggcgctcatctgAGTCCGTGTCCTGCGGCGTGGAACTGGCCATGAACCAGACCAAGGAGCtcctggaaaaagttaaaaggccgttAGTGAGTGCGCTGGATATTCTGAGGAACATCGGCCAGAGGCTGAAAGGAGTGGCCGATCGGGCCAGAAAGTTCTTCAAGACGGTGACAGACGGAGTGAAGCACATCGGACGCGTCCTGCGGAATGTGTGGCGTTTTATCGCCAATATCGGGGAGGTCTGTAACGAGGAACTGGAAGTTCCCTATCTAAAGTGCAGGAAAATATTTGACACGGCACGGAATCAGTGCTTCCAGGTGATGCCATTCTTGTCATTCCTGTGCTACATTGTGGACGCCTTCAAACCGCTGTGTGGACTGGCTAAAACCGCTACAATCCTATGCCTCCTGCCAAAGTATCTCCAGAAATATGTCCGAAAGCATGTGAAAAACCCCATCATCAACATGCTCCGCAACATCAAGGACAAGTTTGAGTTTAACGTGACGGTTATTCACGACTTCGACATAAACCTGAACTCCAGCAAGAGCATCAAGCAGGTGGCAGTCGGCATCATGAGCGAAGTGCAGAGCACACTGAACCCCTATCTGGATGTGCTCAGCATGTTCAGCTATTCAATGACATTTGTTTGCCTCTTCATCTACATCATGGCCGCTCGGTACCAGCGCAAGTACCTCTATGAAGATAACCACGACAATATCTACATAACGCGGTCCTTCATAGAGCTGGACGTGATGAGAGCCAAGCAAGGGCGCagaaccctcctgcccctttcCGCCAGAGAGGCCTACAACTTCATCCTGCCAGGTTCGCTTTACCTGACCAAACGTGAGAGGAAGGGATATTCTTTTGACATCATCAACGTCTTCCGAAATGTTCTGGTGGTCGCATTTATGATGGTGATGGACTTCATCATCTACTGGGTGCTGGACATGGTGTATTACCTGCTGCAAGCGGACGTGGTTGCCAGAGCTCCGGTGACGTTCTCTGTGCTGATCAACGGCTCCGGTTATGCCAGCGAAATCTTCTCCAATGTGGTGTCTGCGTTTGACATCCTTCAGAGAGGGAACTTGACAGTTTTGTCAAAGAAATGCCTAGTCGCTCCGTCCGCCCCAGACTTTAAAGGATACATACTCATAGGTTCAATGTATGGCCTGTGCTTCCTCATTGCGATATTTGGCGTCTACATACGGAGGCTGCAGCGCGTAATCTGTGCCTATTATTACCCATCCCGTGAGCAGGAGCGCATCTGTTTTCTTTACAACAACTTGATAACCAAACGCACAAACATTGAGGACTCCTTGATCAGGAGCGTGAGGATGAATGCAGAGGACGGGGGGCACTCTAGCTTCCTGCAGGTCCTGGCGGCAAAACTCCCCGGGTGCCGCTGGTTTGCCCAGCTGTTGGGCACCAATGAGCAGTACTGCATGGCATGTGCCAAGACAATCACTGGCAGCGAGGGGCAGGACTGCGTGGCCTGCATCACCCCAGGCTGTAAAGGGATGTACTGCAGGGGCTGCTTTGAGATCCTTAATAACATCTGCACAATTTGTATGGCTCCACTGGCATACTCTGAGGCTATCGAAGAGGAGGTCGACTCCAGTGACGAAGAACAGGTCCACCTCTGGATCGATGCCATGAAAACCATTAAGGctgaagagaaaggaaagaggaagaagctGAAAGAGGTTGTGAAGGATCGCCTCAAACAGGTTCTCCGTAGCCAGGGTAGCAGAGCAGCGTTAGGCGAGAAGCTCCTGGAGAAGTATAAGGAGGAGGTCCGTGGCAGGGAGGAAGATGAGAGCTCAGGAATCAGTGAGGTTGAATCCAGTGAGGACTCTGAAGATACAGATTTTGAATATCAGAACTCAACAGAGGACACTGACTCTTCAGATTCTGAGGACCACACGACCCCCCCATTCACAAAGTGGACAGAAGCACGAAGGAAGAGGGATCTGGTCATCCCCGCGCGGCAGAGGCCACCCAGGAGGAGAGGACGGCGGGCGGTGAAGAATGGAGGTGGAAACTAG
- the LOC128484009 gene encoding DC-STAMP domain-containing protein 2-like, which yields MGTTLGPWEWMCTCCKTTCGLCRRACPCACSCNCPCSCKCPCKRKCPCDCPCDCPRDCDCPRDCPCDCSRDCLSNLCPEEVKVEEVSAEDYIDEDKKEVRAQLREDNAVKSSLRSCGAFTFGLILTAMYAAIVLFVKNYSLKYCIVSSVVICILLTLGMAFFMKMRVTVFLMLPQLFSIEGKTIVLLVAFSLALQGPAANTLENFRRSSESVSCGVELAMNQTKELLEKVKRPLVSALDILRNIGQRLKGVADRARKFFKTVTDGVKHIGRVLRNVWRFIANIGEVCNEELEVPYLKCRKIFDTARNQCFQVMPFLSFLCYIVDAFKPLCGLAKTATILCLLPKYLQKYVRKHVKNPIINMLRNIKDKFEFNVTVIHDFDINLNSSKSIKQVAVGIMSEVQSTLNPYLDVLSMFSYSMTFVCLFIYIMAARYQRKYLYEDNHDNIYITRSFIELDVMRAKQGRRTLLPLSAREAYNFILPGSLYLTKRERKGYSFDIINVFRNVLVVAFMMVMDFIIYWVLDMVYYLLQADVVARAPVTFSVLINGSGYASEIFSNVVSAFDILQRGNLTVLSKKCLVAPSAPDFKGYILIGSMYGLCFLIAIFGVYIRRLQRVICAYYYPSREQERICFLYNNLITKRTNIEDSLIRSVRMNAEDGGHSSFLQVLAAKLPGCRWFAQLLGTNEQYCMACAKTITGSEGQDCVACITPGCKGMYCRGCFEILNNICTICMAPLAYSEAIEEEVDSSDEEQVHLWIDAMKTIKAEEKGKRKKLKEVVKDRLKQVLRSQGSRAALGEKLLEKYKEEVRGREEDESSGISEVESSEDSEDTDFEYQNSTEDTDSSDSEDHTTPPFTKWTEARRKRDLVTPARQRPPRRRGRRAVKNGGGN from the coding sequence ATGGGGACAACACTAGGCCCCTGGGAATGGATGTGTACctgctgcaaaaccacatgTGGCCTATGCCGGCGTGCCTGCCCCTGCGCCTGTTCCTGCAACTGTCCTTGCTCCTGCAAGTGCCCCTGCAAGCGCAAGTGCCCCTGCGACTGCCCCTGCGACTGCCCGCGGGACTGCGACTGCCCTCGCGACTGCCCCTGTGACTGCTCCCGCGATTGCTTGTCAAACCTGTGCCCTGAAGAAGTGAAGGTCGAGGAAGTGAGCGCCGAGGATTACATTGACGAGGACAAAAAGGAGGTGAGAGCCCAACTCCGAGAGGACAACGCGGTGAAATCTTCTCTGAGGAGCTGTGGCGCCTTCACCTTTGGGTTGATTCTCACCGCCATGTATGCGGCCATCGTCCTCTTTGTGAAGAACTATAGCCTGAAGTACTGCATCGTGTCCTCAGTGGTCATCTGCATCCTCCTCACCCTCGGCATGGCCTTCTTCATGAAGATGCGGGTCACAGTGTTCCTTATGCTGCCCCAGCTCTTCTCAATTGAGGGCAAGACCATCGTGCTCCTGGTCGCCTTCTCGCTGGCCTTACAGGGACCTGCAGCCAACACCTTGgagaatttccggcgctcatctgAGTCCGTGTCCTGCGGCGTGGAACTGGCCATGAACCAGACCAAGGAGCtcctggaaaaagttaaaaggccgttAGTGAGTGCGCTGGATATTCTGAGGAACATCGGCCAGAGGCTGAAAGGAGTGGCCGATCGGGCCAGAAAGTTCTTCAAGACGGTGACAGACGGAGTGAAGCACATCGGACGCGTCCTGCGGAATGTGTGGCGTTTTATCGCCAATATCGGGGAGGTCTGTAACGAGGAACTGGAAGTTCCCTATCTAAAGTGCAGGAAAATATTTGACACGGCACGGAATCAGTGCTTCCAGGTGATGCCATTCTTGTCATTCCTGTGCTACATTGTGGACGCCTTCAAACCGCTGTGTGGACTGGCTAAAACCGCTACAATCCTATGCCTCCTGCCAAAGTATCTCCAGAAATATGTCCGAAAGCATGTGAAAAACCCCATCATCAACATGCTCCGCAACATCAAGGACAAGTTTGAGTTTAACGTGACGGTTATTCACGACTTCGACATAAACCTGAACTCCAGCAAGAGCATCAAGCAGGTGGCAGTCGGCATCATGAGCGAAGTGCAGAGCACACTGAACCCCTATCTGGATGTGCTCAGCATGTTCAGCTATTCAATGACATTTGTTTGCCTCTTCATCTACATCATGGCCGCTCGGTACCAGCGCAAGTACCTCTATGAAGATAACCACGACAATATCTACATAACGCGGTCCTTCATAGAGCTGGACGTGATGAGAGCCAAGCAAGGGCGCagaaccctcctgcccctttcCGCCAGAGAGGCCTACAACTTCATCCTGCCAGGTTCGCTTTACCTGACCAAACGTGAGAGGAAGGGATATTCTTTTGACATCATCAACGTCTTCCGAAATGTTCTGGTGGTCGCATTTATGATGGTGATGGACTTCATCATCTACTGGGTGCTGGACATGGTGTATTACCTGCTGCAAGCGGACGTGGTTGCCAGAGCTCCGGTGACGTTCTCTGTGCTGATCAACGGCTCCGGTTATGCCAGCGAAATCTTCTCCAATGTGGTGTCTGCGTTTGACATCCTTCAGAGAGGGAACTTGACAGTTTTGTCAAAGAAATGCCTAGTCGCTCCGTCCGCCCCAGACTTTAAAGGATACATACTCATAGGTTCAATGTATGGCCTGTGCTTCCTCATTGCGATATTTGGCGTCTACATACGGAGGCTGCAGCGCGTAATCTGTGCCTATTATTACCCATCCCGTGAGCAGGAGCGCATCTGTTTTCTTTACAACAACTTGATAACCAAACGCACAAACATTGAGGACTCCTTGATCAGGAGCGTGAGGATGAATGCAGAGGACGGGGGGCACTCTAGCTTCCTGCAGGTCCTGGCGGCAAAACTCCCCGGGTGCCGCTGGTTTGCCCAGCTGTTGGGCACCAATGAGCAGTACTGCATGGCATGTGCCAAGACAATCACTGGCAGCGAGGGGCAGGACTGCGTGGCCTGCATCACCCCAGGCTGTAAAGGGATGTACTGCAGGGGCTGCTTTGAGATCCTTAATAACATCTGCACAATTTGTATGGCTCCACTGGCATACTCTGAGGCTATCGAAGAGGAGGTCGACTCCAGTGACGAAGAACAGGTCCACCTCTGGATCGATGCCATGAAAACCATTAAGGctgaagagaaaggaaagaggaagaagctGAAAGAGGTTGTGAAGGATCGCCTCAAACAGGTTCTCCGTAGCCAGGGTAGCAGAGCAGCGTTAGGCGAGAAGCTCCTGGAGAAGTATAAGGAGGAGGTCCGTGGCAGGGAGGAAGATGAGAGCTCAGGAATCAGTGAGGTTGAATCCAGTGAGGACTCTGAAGATACAGATTTTGAATATCAGAACTCAACAGAGGACACTGACTCTTCAGATTCTGAGGACCACACGACCCCCCCATTCACAAAGTGGACAGAAGCACGAAGGAAGAGGGATCTGGTCACCCCCGCGCGGCAGAGGCCACCCAGGAGGAGAGGACGGCGGGCGGTGAAGAATGGAGGTGGAAACTAG